The following coding sequences are from one Macaca mulatta isolate MMU2019108-1 chromosome 7, T2T-MMU8v2.0, whole genome shotgun sequence window:
- the INF2 gene encoding inverted formin-2 isoform X5 — translation MRSQGSVRSSPGQGPEWVGRGGRKVLRIWLGKMSVKEGAQRKWAALKEKLGPQDSDPTEANLESADPELCIRLLQMPSVVNYSGLRKRLEGSDGSWMVQFLEQSGLDLLLEALARLSGRGVARISDALLQLTCVSCVRAVMNSRQGIEYILSNQGYVRQLSQALDTSNVMVKKQVFELLAALCIYSPEGHALTLDALDHYKTVCSQQYRFSIVMNELSGSDNVPYVVTLLSVINAVILGPEDLRTRTQLRNEFIGERLPWAADLEDADLLIQLEAFEEAKAEDEEELLRVSGGVDMSSHQEVFASLFHKVSCSPVSAQLLSVLQGLLHLEPSLRSSQLLWEALESLVNRAVLLASDAQECTLEEVVERLLSVKGRPRPSPLVKAHKSVQANLGQNQRGSSPQNTTTPKPSVEGQQPAAAAACEPVDHTQSDSVLKVSKPRTLEQQASPLPPSTPLLPGSSAEPPPPPPPPPPPPLPHLGATPPLSPPLTSSCEFPPPPPPPLPGMGCPPPPPPLLPGMGWGPPPPPPPLLPCTCRPPVAGGVEEVIVSQVDHSLGSAWVPRHRRVNPPTLRMKKLNWQKLPSNVAREHNSMWASLSSPDAETVEPDFSSIEQLFSFPAAKPKEPTTAAAPARKEPKEITFLDAKKSLNLNIFLKQFKCSNEEVAAMIRAGDTTKFDVEVLKQLLKLLPEKHEIENLRAFTEERAKLANADHFYLLLLAIPCYQLRIECMLLCEGAAAVLDMVRPKAQLVLAACESLLTSRQLPIFCQLILRIGNFLNYGSHTGDADGFKISTLLKLTETKSQQNRVTLLHHVLEEAEKSHPDLLQLPQDLEQPSQAAGINLEIIRSEASSNLKKLLETERKVSASVAEVQEQYTERLQASISAFRALDELFEAIEQKQRELADYLCEDARQLSLEDTFGTMKAFRDLFLRALKENKDRKEQAAKAERRKQQLAEEEARRPRGEDGKPVRKGPGKQEEVCVIDALLADIRKGFQLRKTARGRGDTDGGGKVASMDPPRATEPVATSNSAGDPVGGTHCPASKPNLDATMASESRGWDLVDAVTPCPQPTLEQSEEGGPPPLERRSSWYEDASDVLTTEDAQCPQPLEGAWPVTLGDAQALKPLKFSSNKPPAAGSSSQDAKDPTSLLGVLQAEADSTSEGLEDAVHSRGARPPAAGPGEDGDEDEEDTAPESALDTSLDKSFSEDAVTDSSGSGTLPRARGRASKGTGKRRKKRPSRSQEGLRPRPKAK, via the exons ATGAGAAGCCAGGGGAGCGTGAGGAGCAGCCCAGGGCAGGGCCCAGAGTGGGTGGGCAGAGGCGGCCGGAAGGTCCTGCGCATCTGG CTCGGCAAGATGTCGGTGAAGGAGGGCGCACAGCGCAAGTGGGCAGCGCTGAAGGAGAAGCTGGGGCCACAGGACTCGGACCCCACAGAGGCCAACCTGGAGAGCGCGGACCCTGAGCTGTGCATCCGGCTGCTCCAGATGCCCTCTGTGGTCAACTACTCCGGCCTGCGCAAGCGCCTGGAGGGCAGCGACGGCAGCTGGATGGTGCAATTCCTGGAGCAGAGCGGCCTGGACCTGCTGCTCGAGGCGCTGGCGCGGCTGTCGGGCCGCGGCGTGGCACGCATCTCGGATGCCCTGCTGCAGCTCACCTGCGTGAGCTGCGTGCGCGCTGTCATGAACTCGCGGCAGGGCATCGAGTACATCCTCAGCAACCAGGGCTACGTGCGCCAGCTCTCCCAGG CCCTGGACACATCCAACGTGATGGTGAAGAAGCAGGTGTTTGAGCTGCTGGCCGCCCTGTGCATCTACTCTCCCGAGGGCCACGCACTGACCCTGGACGCCCTGGACCACTACAAG ACGGTGTGCAGCCAGCAGTACCGCTTCAGCATTGTCATGAACGAGCTCTCCGGCAGCGACAACGTGCCTTACGTAGTCACCCTGCTCAGCGTGATCAACGCCGTCATCCTGGGCCCCGAGGACCTGCGCACGCGCACCCAGCTGCGGAATGAGTTTATCGGTGAGCGCCTGCCCTGGGCTGC AGACCTGGAGGATGCCGACCTGCTGATCCAGCTGGAGGCCTTCGAGGAGGCTAAGGCTGAGGACGAGGAGGAGCTGCTGCGAGTCTCTGGTGGGGTCGACATGAGCAGCCACCAGGAGGTCTTTGCCTCCCTGTTCCACAAG GTGAGCTGCTCCCCGGTGTCCGCCCAGCTCCTGTCAGTGCTGCAGGGCCTCCTGCACCTGGAGCCCAGCCTCCGCTCCAGCCAGCTGCTCTGGGAGGCCCTGGAGAGCCTGGTGAACCGGGCCGTGCTCCTGGCCAGCGATG CCCAGGAATGCACCCTGGAGGAAGTGGTTGAGCGGCTTCTGTCTGTCAAGGGGCGACCCAGACCGAGCCCCCTGGTCAAGGCCCATAAAAGCGTCCAGGCCAACCTAGGCCAGAACCAGAGGGGCAGCTCCCCGCAAAACACTACAACCCCCAAGCCCAGCGTGGAGGGCCAGCAGccagcagcagctgctgcctgtGAGCCCGTAGACCACACCCAGAGTGACAGCGTCCTGAAAGTTTCGAAGCCGAGAACCCTGGAGCAGCAGGCGTCCCCTCTTCCCCCATCCACCCCCCTGCTCCCTGGTTCCAGTGCTgagccccctccccctcctcccccacccccacctcccccccTGCCACACCTGGGGGCCACACCTCCTCTATCACCACCCCTGACAAGCTCCTGTGAGTTCCCgcccccaccacctccaccactcccGGGCATGGgatgcccacccccacccccacccctgctgccTGGTATGGGCTGGGgccctcctccacccccacctccactgcTGCCCTGCACCTGCCGCCCCCCTGTGGCGGGAGGCGTGGAGGAGGTCATCGTGTCCCAGGTGGACCACAGCTTGGGCTCCGCCTGGGTCCCCAGACATCGGCGGGTGAACCCACCCACACTGCGCATGAAGAAACTGAACTGGCAGAAGCTGCCATCCAACGTGGCACGTG AGCACAACTCTATGTGGGCGTCCCTGAGCAGCCCCGATGCCGAGACTGTGGAGCCTGACTTCTCCAGCATCGAGCAGCTCTTCTCCTTCCCTGCGGCCAAGCCCAAGGAGCCCACCACAGCAGCCGCCCCGGCCAGGAAGGAGCCCAAGGAG ATCACTTTCCTTGATGCCAAGAAGAGCCTGAACCTCAACATCTTCCTGAAGCAATTTAAGTG CTCCAACGAGGAGGTCGCTGCTATGATCCGGGCCGGCGATACCACCAAGTTCGATGTGGAGGTTCTCAAACAGCTCCTTAAGCTCCTTCCGGAGAAGcacgag ATTGAAAACCTGCGGGCATTCACAGAGGAGCGAGCCAAGCTGGCCAACGCCGACCACTTCTACCTCCTCCTGCTGGCCATTCCCTG CTACCAGCTGCGAATCGAGTGCATGCTGCTGTGTGAGGGCGCGGCCGCCGTGCTGGACATGGTGCGGCCCAAGGCCCAGCTGGTGCTGGCCGCCTGCGAAA GCCTGCTCACCAGCCGCCAGCTGCCCATCTTCTGCCAGCTGATCCTGAGAATTGGGAACTTCCTCAACTAC GGCAGCCACACCGGCGATGCTGACGGCTTCAAGATCAGCACGTTGCTGAAGCTCACGGAGACCAAGTCCCAGCAGAACCGTGTGACGCTGCTGCACCACGTGCTGGAG GAAGCGGAAAAGAGCCATCCGGACCTCCTGCAGCTGCCCCAGGACCTGGAGCAGCCGTCACAAGCGGCAGG GATCAACCTGGAGATCATCCGCTCAGAGGCCAGCTCCAACCTGAAGAAGCTTCTGGAGACTGAGCGGAAGGTGTCTGCCTCGGTGGCCGAGGTCCAGGAGCAGTACACTGAGCGCCTCCAG GCCAGCATCTCGGCCTTCCGGGCACTAGACGAGCTGTTTGAGGCCATTGAGCAGAAGCAGCGGGAGCTGGCCGACTACCTGTGTGAGGACGCCCGGCAGCTGTCCCTGGAGGACACGTTCGGCACCATGAAGGCCTTCCGGGACCTCTTCCTCCGCGCCCTGAAG GAGAACAAGGACCGGAAGGAGCAGGCAGCGAAGGCAGAGAGGAGGAAGCAGCAGCTGGCGGAGGAGGAGGCGCGGCGGCCTCGGGGAGAGGACGGGAAGCCTG TCAGGAAGGGGCCCGGGAAGCAGGAGGAGGTGTGTGTCATCGACGCCCTCCTGGCCGACATCAGGAAGGGCTTCCAGCTGCGGAAGACGGCCCGGGGCCGCGGGGACACCGACGGGGGCGGCAAGGTGGCCTCCATGGACCCCCCAAGAGCCACAGAGCCCG TGGCCACCAGTAACTCTGCAGGAGACCCCGTGGGCGGCACACACTGTCCCGCCTCTAAGCCCAACCTTGATGCTACAATGGCCAGCGAGTCCCGGGGCTGGGACCTTGTAGACGCCGTGACCCCCTGCCCTCAGCCCACGCTGGAGCAGTCGGAGGAGGGTGGTCCCCCGCCCCTGGAGAGGCGTTCTTCCTGGTATGAGGATGCCAGCGACGTCCTAACCACCGAGGATGCCCAGTGCCCCCAACCCTTGGAGGGGGCCTGGCCAGTGACTCTGGGAGATGCTCAGGCCCTGAAGCCCCTCAAGTTTTCCAGCAACAAGCCCCCTGCAGCTGGAAGTTCAAGCCAAGATGCCAAGGATCCCACGTCCTTGCTGGGCGTCCTGCAGGCCGAGGCCGACAGCACAAGCGAGGGGCTGGAGGACGCAGTCCACAGCCGTGGTGCCAGACCCCCTGCGGCAGGCCCGGGTGAGGATGGGGACGAGGACGAGGAGGATACAGCCCCAGAGTCCGCGCTGGACACATCCCTGGACAAGTCCTTCTCCGAGGATGCAGTGACCGACTCCTCGGGGTCGGGCACACTCCCCAGGGCCCGGGGCCGGGCCTCAAAGGGGACTGGCAAGCGACGGAAGAAGCGTCCCTCCAGGAGCCAGGAAG GCCTCAGGCCCAGGCCCAAGGCCAAGTGA
- the INF2 gene encoding inverted formin-2 isoform X3, which translates to MRSQGSVRSSPGQGPEWVGRGGRKVLRIWLGKMSVKEGAQRKWAALKEKLGPQDSDPTEANLESADPELCIRLLQMPSVVNYSGLRKRLEGSDGSWMVQFLEQSGLDLLLEALARLSGRGVARISDALLQLTCVSCVRAVMNSRQGIEYILSNQGYVRQLSQALDTSNVMVKKQVFELLAALCIYSPEGHALTLDALDHYKTVCSQQYRFSIVMNELSGSDNVPYVVTLLSVINAVILGPEDLRTRTQLRNEFIGERLPWAADLEDADLLIQLEAFEEAKAEDEEELLRVSGGVDMSSHQEVFASLFHKVSCSPVSAQLLSVLQGLLHLEPSLRSSQLLWEALESLVNRAVLLASDAQECTLEEVVERLLSVKGRPRPSPLVKAHKSVQANLGQNQRGSSPQNTTTPKPSVEGQQPAAAAACEPVDHTQSDSVLKVSKPRTLEQQASPLPPSTPLLPGSSAEPPPPPPPPPPPPLPHLGATPPLSPPLTSSCEFPPPPPPPLPGMGCPPPPPPLLPGMGWGPPPPPPPLLPCTCRPPVAGGVEEVIVSQVDHSLGSAWVPRHRRVNPPTLRMKKLNWQKLPSNVAREHNSMWASLSSPDAETVEPDFSSIEQLFSFPAAKPKEPTTAAAPARKEPKEITFLDAKKSLNLNIFLKQFKCSNEEVAAMIRAGDTTKFDVEVLKQLLKLLPEKHEIENLRAFTEERAKLANADHFYLLLLAIPCYQLRIECMLLCEGAAAVLDMVRPKAQLVLAACESLLTSRQLPIFCQLILRIGNFLNYGSHTGDADGFKISTLLKLTETKSQQNRVTLLHHVLEEAEKSHPDLLQLPQDLEQPSQAAGINLEIIRSEASSNLKKLLETERKVSASVAEVQEQYTERLQASISAFRALDELFEAIEQKQRELADYLCEDARQLSLEDTFGTMKAFRDLFLRALKENKDRKEQAAKAERRKQQLAEEEARRPRGEDGKPVRKGPGKQEEVCVIDALLADIRKGFQLRKTARGRGDTDGGGKVASMDPPRATEPVATSNSAGDPVGGTHCPASKPNLDATMASESRGWDLVDAVTPCPQPTLEQSEEGGPPPLERRSSWYEDASDVLTTEDAQCPQPLEGAWPVTLGDAQALKPLKFSSNKPPAAGSSSQDAKDPTSLLGVLQAEADSTSEGLEDAVHSRGARPPAAGPGEDGDEDEEDTAPESALDTSLDKSFSEDAVTDSSGSGTLPRARGRASKGTGKRRKKRPSRSQEEVPPDSDDNKTKKLCVIQ; encoded by the exons ATGAGAAGCCAGGGGAGCGTGAGGAGCAGCCCAGGGCAGGGCCCAGAGTGGGTGGGCAGAGGCGGCCGGAAGGTCCTGCGCATCTGG CTCGGCAAGATGTCGGTGAAGGAGGGCGCACAGCGCAAGTGGGCAGCGCTGAAGGAGAAGCTGGGGCCACAGGACTCGGACCCCACAGAGGCCAACCTGGAGAGCGCGGACCCTGAGCTGTGCATCCGGCTGCTCCAGATGCCCTCTGTGGTCAACTACTCCGGCCTGCGCAAGCGCCTGGAGGGCAGCGACGGCAGCTGGATGGTGCAATTCCTGGAGCAGAGCGGCCTGGACCTGCTGCTCGAGGCGCTGGCGCGGCTGTCGGGCCGCGGCGTGGCACGCATCTCGGATGCCCTGCTGCAGCTCACCTGCGTGAGCTGCGTGCGCGCTGTCATGAACTCGCGGCAGGGCATCGAGTACATCCTCAGCAACCAGGGCTACGTGCGCCAGCTCTCCCAGG CCCTGGACACATCCAACGTGATGGTGAAGAAGCAGGTGTTTGAGCTGCTGGCCGCCCTGTGCATCTACTCTCCCGAGGGCCACGCACTGACCCTGGACGCCCTGGACCACTACAAG ACGGTGTGCAGCCAGCAGTACCGCTTCAGCATTGTCATGAACGAGCTCTCCGGCAGCGACAACGTGCCTTACGTAGTCACCCTGCTCAGCGTGATCAACGCCGTCATCCTGGGCCCCGAGGACCTGCGCACGCGCACCCAGCTGCGGAATGAGTTTATCGGTGAGCGCCTGCCCTGGGCTGC AGACCTGGAGGATGCCGACCTGCTGATCCAGCTGGAGGCCTTCGAGGAGGCTAAGGCTGAGGACGAGGAGGAGCTGCTGCGAGTCTCTGGTGGGGTCGACATGAGCAGCCACCAGGAGGTCTTTGCCTCCCTGTTCCACAAG GTGAGCTGCTCCCCGGTGTCCGCCCAGCTCCTGTCAGTGCTGCAGGGCCTCCTGCACCTGGAGCCCAGCCTCCGCTCCAGCCAGCTGCTCTGGGAGGCCCTGGAGAGCCTGGTGAACCGGGCCGTGCTCCTGGCCAGCGATG CCCAGGAATGCACCCTGGAGGAAGTGGTTGAGCGGCTTCTGTCTGTCAAGGGGCGACCCAGACCGAGCCCCCTGGTCAAGGCCCATAAAAGCGTCCAGGCCAACCTAGGCCAGAACCAGAGGGGCAGCTCCCCGCAAAACACTACAACCCCCAAGCCCAGCGTGGAGGGCCAGCAGccagcagcagctgctgcctgtGAGCCCGTAGACCACACCCAGAGTGACAGCGTCCTGAAAGTTTCGAAGCCGAGAACCCTGGAGCAGCAGGCGTCCCCTCTTCCCCCATCCACCCCCCTGCTCCCTGGTTCCAGTGCTgagccccctccccctcctcccccacccccacctcccccccTGCCACACCTGGGGGCCACACCTCCTCTATCACCACCCCTGACAAGCTCCTGTGAGTTCCCgcccccaccacctccaccactcccGGGCATGGgatgcccacccccacccccacccctgctgccTGGTATGGGCTGGGgccctcctccacccccacctccactgcTGCCCTGCACCTGCCGCCCCCCTGTGGCGGGAGGCGTGGAGGAGGTCATCGTGTCCCAGGTGGACCACAGCTTGGGCTCCGCCTGGGTCCCCAGACATCGGCGGGTGAACCCACCCACACTGCGCATGAAGAAACTGAACTGGCAGAAGCTGCCATCCAACGTGGCACGTG AGCACAACTCTATGTGGGCGTCCCTGAGCAGCCCCGATGCCGAGACTGTGGAGCCTGACTTCTCCAGCATCGAGCAGCTCTTCTCCTTCCCTGCGGCCAAGCCCAAGGAGCCCACCACAGCAGCCGCCCCGGCCAGGAAGGAGCCCAAGGAG ATCACTTTCCTTGATGCCAAGAAGAGCCTGAACCTCAACATCTTCCTGAAGCAATTTAAGTG CTCCAACGAGGAGGTCGCTGCTATGATCCGGGCCGGCGATACCACCAAGTTCGATGTGGAGGTTCTCAAACAGCTCCTTAAGCTCCTTCCGGAGAAGcacgag ATTGAAAACCTGCGGGCATTCACAGAGGAGCGAGCCAAGCTGGCCAACGCCGACCACTTCTACCTCCTCCTGCTGGCCATTCCCTG CTACCAGCTGCGAATCGAGTGCATGCTGCTGTGTGAGGGCGCGGCCGCCGTGCTGGACATGGTGCGGCCCAAGGCCCAGCTGGTGCTGGCCGCCTGCGAAA GCCTGCTCACCAGCCGCCAGCTGCCCATCTTCTGCCAGCTGATCCTGAGAATTGGGAACTTCCTCAACTAC GGCAGCCACACCGGCGATGCTGACGGCTTCAAGATCAGCACGTTGCTGAAGCTCACGGAGACCAAGTCCCAGCAGAACCGTGTGACGCTGCTGCACCACGTGCTGGAG GAAGCGGAAAAGAGCCATCCGGACCTCCTGCAGCTGCCCCAGGACCTGGAGCAGCCGTCACAAGCGGCAGG GATCAACCTGGAGATCATCCGCTCAGAGGCCAGCTCCAACCTGAAGAAGCTTCTGGAGACTGAGCGGAAGGTGTCTGCCTCGGTGGCCGAGGTCCAGGAGCAGTACACTGAGCGCCTCCAG GCCAGCATCTCGGCCTTCCGGGCACTAGACGAGCTGTTTGAGGCCATTGAGCAGAAGCAGCGGGAGCTGGCCGACTACCTGTGTGAGGACGCCCGGCAGCTGTCCCTGGAGGACACGTTCGGCACCATGAAGGCCTTCCGGGACCTCTTCCTCCGCGCCCTGAAG GAGAACAAGGACCGGAAGGAGCAGGCAGCGAAGGCAGAGAGGAGGAAGCAGCAGCTGGCGGAGGAGGAGGCGCGGCGGCCTCGGGGAGAGGACGGGAAGCCTG TCAGGAAGGGGCCCGGGAAGCAGGAGGAGGTGTGTGTCATCGACGCCCTCCTGGCCGACATCAGGAAGGGCTTCCAGCTGCGGAAGACGGCCCGGGGCCGCGGGGACACCGACGGGGGCGGCAAGGTGGCCTCCATGGACCCCCCAAGAGCCACAGAGCCCG TGGCCACCAGTAACTCTGCAGGAGACCCCGTGGGCGGCACACACTGTCCCGCCTCTAAGCCCAACCTTGATGCTACAATGGCCAGCGAGTCCCGGGGCTGGGACCTTGTAGACGCCGTGACCCCCTGCCCTCAGCCCACGCTGGAGCAGTCGGAGGAGGGTGGTCCCCCGCCCCTGGAGAGGCGTTCTTCCTGGTATGAGGATGCCAGCGACGTCCTAACCACCGAGGATGCCCAGTGCCCCCAACCCTTGGAGGGGGCCTGGCCAGTGACTCTGGGAGATGCTCAGGCCCTGAAGCCCCTCAAGTTTTCCAGCAACAAGCCCCCTGCAGCTGGAAGTTCAAGCCAAGATGCCAAGGATCCCACGTCCTTGCTGGGCGTCCTGCAGGCCGAGGCCGACAGCACAAGCGAGGGGCTGGAGGACGCAGTCCACAGCCGTGGTGCCAGACCCCCTGCGGCAGGCCCGGGTGAGGATGGGGACGAGGACGAGGAGGATACAGCCCCAGAGTCCGCGCTGGACACATCCCTGGACAAGTCCTTCTCCGAGGATGCAGTGACCGACTCCTCGGGGTCGGGCACACTCCCCAGGGCCCGGGGCCGGGCCTCAAAGGGGACTGGCAAGCGACGGAAGAAGCGTCCCTCCAGGAGCCAGGAAG AGGTTCCCCCTGATTCTGAtgataataaaacaaagaaactgtGTGTGATCCAGTAA